TTTATCGAATGTATCTCCTTGGAAGTTATCTCCAATACATTCAGAGACTTGAAGTATTTATGTATTAATTCATCAAGTCCATTCTTATAGAAACGTTATGAAATCAATATGTTCTTTAAAAGCAGCTAGAAGACTCTTATTTCAATCATTCGATTCCTTATATAAATTCCGATTGCTTAACCTCATATTTATTCAAAGGATTCAGCAGTCTTGATCAATTCTTCTTTTGTAACTTCTTTTTCAGATTGTTTACCATAGAATATGAGGCTATAATATATACCGTCTTTATCCCATTCTAATATCATAGCTTCTGCATCGTTAACCTTATATCGCCCAGTAATCTCTCCTATCTCTACTTCTTCTCTCCTCATATTTCTTTCTTCAATATTTCCTCCATTAAAAGCCTCCAAGCTCATTCTGTTGTTGACTCTATTGTCGCTTTCATCTAAACTCATAAAATCAATTACCATTAAATTATCCTGGTTTTCATCATAAATCACTTGTGTATCAGTCACTTTAAATGGAGTTATGGTTGGTAATTTAGGCTGAAATGCCATCCCTTTAAGTTCTTCTTTTAAACTTGAGTTATCAAAGTCTTCGAGACTGCTGAAAGCCCCAAAGTTCGCACAAGCTGTTAGGAACAATACGGTAAGAAACACAAACGTTTTTTTCATAAAATCCCTCCTAATTCAATATATTTACGTTTGAACAATAAAAGATGGTTCCATTATCTCCGAAAAACCTTTTCCATTAATCTGTAAGTTTCCGGAATAGTTGATCTCCTGAGTATTTCTGGTTCTGAGACACCCATATTAAACAACAACCATTATAAAAAAGAAGAAGAACTAAATAAAAAAGTAGCTCCGACTATGGTCACAAATGTTCCAAACTTATATTCTTCAACTTCTGTTACGTCTCTTCTTTCTGTACAAGCCTTATGCTTTTCTGAACTTTTGATTTTTCTCTTGTTTGTTAGGGCACATCTGTATCACTCCATTCCCTGAATGGAAATTCACTCTTTAAGATATTCAGTCTTGAATTAACAATTTTAAACTCTCATTATAAGATTAACATAAAAATCCATTTCTTCTTCAAAAAAATTACCTTGCCAGCATACAGAGAGTCTTAAATAAGACTATTAGAAGTACAGAATTATCTTTAATGAAAACTATTTATTAATTAAGCAAAAAACTTACTATCCAAAAAGGGGGAAATACCAAAAAATACTACGTTTTCTCCGTTAAACTAACTTATGTTTCTTGAAAAAGAGCTCATTTAATTCATAACAAAAAGAGCTTGATTATCCAAGCTCCTTGTAAACCTCAAACCTAATTAAAGGTCAATTATAACTGTTTTTTGGTGATGTGTGGTCCAAAACCAAACCCACTTACTAACTTGTGAATGGTTTTATCGCCTATGCTCTAATAAGTTTCTGGTTATTGAATGGTTCTATAACAAAACAGCGGAAACGCTTTCATGAGCCGCCTTATAAGCTCGTTGTAAATCTTCAACGATCTCTGCTACGGTTTGAATTTTTTCGATTTGATTGACACCTTGTCCTGCAGACCAAATGTCCTTCCATGCCTTTGTACCGGATTGATTAATAACAGACAAATCAACATTTTCCTTACTTTGAAGGCCTTTAAGGTCAATTCCAGCTTTTACAATACTACTTTTTAAATAATTTGCTTTCACACCTGTGAAGGCATCAGTGTAAATTAAATCCTCTAAGGTTGAATCAATCAGCATTTGCTTGTATTCTTCTGGTGCAAAGCTCTCTTTTGCGGAAATAAATTTCGTTCCAATAAAGGCTAAATCGACTCCTAAAGCTTGCGTCGCCAATATATCACGTCCGTTCGAAATTCCACCAGCTAAAATCGTGATTCCATCCCAAAATTCTTTTACCGCACCTGCAAATGCAAAGCTGTTAATTTCGCCTGCATGGCCGCCTGCCCCTGAGCACACGAGGATGAGTCCATCGACACCAGTTGTCGCCGCTTTTTTCGCATGTGCAATCGTCGCTACATCGGAAAACACTAAGCCACCGTATTCATGAACGACTTCCACCACTTCTGCAGGATTACCAAGTGAAGTAATCACAACTGGAGGCTCATATTTTTTT
The DNA window shown above is from Bacillus spongiae and carries:
- a CDS encoding DUF4367 domain-containing protein, whose protein sequence is MKKTFVFLTVLFLTACANFGAFSSLEDFDNSSLKEELKGMAFQPKLPTITPFKVTDTQVIYDENQDNLMVIDFMSLDESDNRVNNRMSLEAFNGGNIEERNMRREEVEIGEITGRYKVNDAEAMILEWDKDGIYYSLIFYGKQSEKEVTKEELIKTAESFE
- a CDS encoding nitronate monooxygenase, which codes for MKTKLPEKIAQELSLPVISAPMFLVSSPNLVIESCKSGIIGSFPTLNARSEAILEEWMETITNELIAAKEEDPTRKVAPWAVNLIVHRSNKRYQADLELVKKYEPPVVITSLGNPAEVVEVVHEYGGLVFSDVATIAHAKKAATTGVDGLILVCSGAGGHAGEINSFAFAGAVKEFWDGITILAGGISNGRDILATQALGVDLAFIGTKFISAKESFAPEEYKQMLIDSTLEDLIYTDAFTGVKANYLKSSIVKAGIDLKGLQSKENVDLSVINQSGTKAWKDIWSAGQGVNQIEKIQTVAEIVEDLQRAYKAAHESVSAVLL